The proteins below are encoded in one region of Longimicrobium sp.:
- a CDS encoding vanadium-dependent haloperoxidase, protein MAKASTLVDNFNDNSPDLTKWAPYGTGLYAEVNQRVEVRPASSSGALSYGGYYAATTYDLTGSEIRVELVRPLRSADAAEAYLTAELDASNQVSITVDGDVYSTYQNLNAYQKVAGSYTLLARVPYHPARHRWLRLREASGVLYWETSPDGVTWEVLTSKAPPIALTAVSPGFGAGTWDRVPSPGVAVFDNFNVLDTSRARRVEERRLSAREVRDEAAGVAAARRHDEHANNNDEVNYPTRPLVGNFSKSLKHDTLGDPDPASYATLLRALQSEDPADFEEIQLASSTAVKLTNPQSGLAFDLEGPDAQEITQIPAPRFDSAVTAHEAGELYWMAVVRDIPFINWATDPTISAAILSITSEFPQFGGTTPVTVQNVFRGIYPGEQIGPYVSQYLLKGNVDQRKPAGQGRNAADGYISYGSRTIDQRLFPASANVDYLLTFTSWLNVQNGFDTRGGDSFDTTKRFIRDFRAATTFVHFDQVLDAWYNAAWILMSEPTGNQSTFVSGTTGRPQIDLEFPKDQGNPYDPPGTAMDSKTQVGFATFGPTHLLQVLAEVLGRALRAVWYQKWHVHRRLRPEEYGGRVHNHITGARTYSLDTSITTSLSSGGLAPYFGNVGDKFPSSYLLPQAYPEGAPTHPAYGAGHATGSGAMATILKAFFDESTPIENPLQSDAAGTALVAYTGADASQMTVGGELNKLAGNIAIFRNAAGVHWRSDYTESLLLGEAVAIGLLQEMSLTFNEDDGYFQVTKFDGSTIRIFDGKVVTVV, encoded by the coding sequence ATGGCCAAGGCCAGCACGCTCGTCGACAACTTCAACGACAACAGCCCCGACCTCACCAAGTGGGCGCCGTACGGCACCGGCCTGTACGCCGAGGTCAACCAGCGGGTGGAGGTCCGGCCCGCCAGCAGCAGCGGCGCGCTCTCCTACGGCGGGTACTATGCCGCCACCACCTACGACCTGACCGGGTCAGAGATCCGCGTGGAGCTGGTGCGGCCGCTGCGCTCGGCCGACGCGGCCGAGGCGTACCTGACGGCCGAGCTCGACGCCAGCAACCAGGTCTCCATCACCGTGGACGGCGACGTCTACAGCACGTACCAGAACCTGAACGCCTACCAGAAGGTGGCGGGAAGCTACACCCTGCTGGCGCGCGTCCCCTACCACCCGGCGCGGCACCGCTGGCTGCGGCTGCGCGAGGCGAGCGGGGTGCTGTACTGGGAGACCTCGCCCGACGGCGTGACCTGGGAGGTGCTGACCAGCAAGGCGCCGCCCATCGCGCTGACGGCGGTGAGCCCGGGCTTCGGGGCGGGAACGTGGGACCGCGTGCCGTCGCCCGGCGTGGCGGTGTTCGACAACTTCAACGTCCTCGACACCTCGCGCGCGCGCCGGGTCGAGGAGCGCCGCCTCTCCGCGCGCGAGGTGCGCGACGAGGCCGCCGGCGTGGCCGCCGCCCGCCGCCACGACGAGCACGCCAACAACAACGACGAGGTCAACTATCCCACCCGGCCGCTGGTGGGCAACTTCTCCAAGAGCCTGAAGCACGACACGCTGGGCGACCCCGACCCGGCGTCGTACGCCACGCTCCTGCGCGCCCTGCAGAGCGAGGACCCGGCCGACTTCGAGGAGATCCAGCTGGCCTCGTCCACCGCGGTCAAGCTCACCAACCCGCAGTCGGGGCTGGCGTTCGACCTCGAGGGGCCCGACGCGCAGGAGATCACCCAGATCCCCGCGCCGCGCTTCGACAGCGCGGTCACCGCGCACGAGGCGGGCGAGCTGTACTGGATGGCGGTGGTGCGCGACATCCCCTTCATCAACTGGGCGACCGACCCCACCATCTCCGCCGCCATCCTCTCGATCACCAGCGAGTTCCCGCAGTTCGGCGGCACCACGCCGGTGACGGTGCAGAACGTCTTCCGCGGCATCTATCCCGGCGAGCAGATCGGGCCGTACGTCAGCCAGTACCTGCTCAAGGGGAACGTGGACCAGCGCAAGCCGGCGGGGCAGGGGCGCAACGCGGCCGACGGCTACATCTCCTATGGCTCTCGCACCATCGACCAGCGGCTCTTCCCCGCGTCGGCCAACGTCGACTACCTGCTCACGTTCACCTCGTGGCTGAACGTGCAGAACGGCTTCGACACGCGCGGCGGCGACTCGTTCGACACCACCAAACGCTTCATCCGCGACTTCCGCGCGGCGACGACGTTCGTGCACTTCGACCAGGTGCTCGACGCGTGGTACAACGCCGCGTGGATCCTGATGAGCGAGCCCACGGGGAACCAGTCGACGTTCGTCAGCGGCACCACCGGCCGCCCGCAGATCGACCTGGAGTTCCCCAAGGACCAGGGGAACCCGTACGACCCGCCGGGGACGGCGATGGATTCGAAGACGCAGGTGGGCTTCGCCACCTTCGGGCCCACGCACCTGCTGCAGGTCCTCGCCGAGGTGCTGGGGCGGGCGCTGCGGGCGGTGTGGTACCAGAAGTGGCACGTGCACCGTCGCCTGCGTCCTGAGGAGTACGGCGGCCGCGTGCACAACCACATCACCGGCGCGCGCACGTACTCGCTCGACACCAGCATCACCACCTCGCTGTCCAGCGGCGGGCTGGCGCCGTACTTCGGCAACGTGGGCGACAAGTTCCCCTCGTCGTACCTCCTCCCGCAGGCCTATCCCGAGGGCGCGCCCACGCACCCGGCGTACGGCGCCGGTCACGCCACGGGGAGCGGGGCGATGGCCACGATCCTCAAGGCGTTCTTCGACGAGAGCACGCCGATCGAGAACCCGCTGCAGTCCGACGCCGCCGGCACCGCGCTCGTCGCCTACACAGGTGCCGATGCCTCGCAGATGACGGTGGGCGGCGAGCTGAACAAGCTGGCGGGGAACATCGCCATCTTCCGCAACGCGGCGGGTGTGCACTGGCGCAGCGACTACACCGAGTCGCTGCTCCTGGGCGAGGCCGTCGCCATCGGCCTGCTGCAGGAGATGTCGCTGACGTTCAACGAGGACGACGGCTACTTCCAGGTGACGAAGTTCGACGGCAGCACGATCCGCATCTTCGACGGCAAGGTGGTCACCGTCGTCTGA
- a CDS encoding acyl-CoA dehydrogenase, whose product MDRYFDENHLMIRDMVRDFAENEIAPVAAELDRSGEFPWENVKKMGELGLFGIPWPEELGGAGMDGIAYMIVINELARVDASHAITVSAHTTLGSSPIVNFGTPEQKERFVPLLASGTVLGGFGLTEPGAGSDAAGTQTTAVKTDGGWILNGSKIFITHAGVGEIFVVTAQTDREKGTKGITSFIVSKPTTDLEKAREIGVGHAQDGQLCYTKGVRAGKKEDKMGWRASDTRELVLENSFVPDENVLGEVGMGFINFMKTLDSGRIGIAALSLGLAEGALEQARNYALERRQFGQPISDFQGIQFMLADMATEIEAARHLVYHAAWLKEQGKPFGKQAAMAKLFASETAMRVTTRAVQIHGGYGYTREYPVERMMRDAKICEIGEGTSEIQRLVIARSLLHDLTH is encoded by the coding sequence ATGGACCGGTACTTCGACGAGAACCACCTGATGATCCGCGACATGGTGCGCGATTTCGCCGAGAACGAGATCGCGCCCGTGGCCGCAGAGCTCGACCGGTCGGGCGAGTTCCCGTGGGAGAACGTGAAGAAGATGGGCGAGCTGGGGCTGTTCGGCATCCCCTGGCCCGAGGAGCTGGGCGGCGCCGGGATGGACGGCATCGCCTACATGATCGTGATCAACGAGCTGGCCCGGGTCGACGCCAGCCACGCCATCACCGTGTCGGCCCACACCACGCTCGGCTCCTCGCCGATCGTGAACTTCGGCACGCCCGAGCAGAAGGAGCGCTTCGTCCCCCTCCTCGCCTCGGGCACGGTGCTGGGCGGATTCGGGCTGACCGAGCCCGGCGCCGGCTCCGACGCCGCGGGGACGCAGACCACCGCGGTGAAGACCGACGGCGGGTGGATCCTGAACGGGAGCAAGATCTTCATCACCCACGCCGGCGTGGGCGAGATCTTCGTCGTCACCGCGCAGACGGACAGGGAGAAGGGGACGAAGGGGATCACCTCCTTCATCGTCTCCAAGCCCACCACCGACCTGGAGAAGGCGCGGGAGATCGGCGTGGGGCACGCGCAGGACGGCCAGCTCTGCTATACGAAGGGCGTCCGCGCGGGGAAGAAGGAGGACAAGATGGGGTGGCGCGCCAGCGACACCCGCGAGCTGGTGCTGGAGAACTCCTTCGTCCCCGACGAGAACGTGCTGGGCGAGGTGGGGATGGGCTTCATCAACTTCATGAAGACCCTCGACTCCGGCCGCATCGGCATCGCCGCGCTGTCGCTGGGGCTGGCGGAAGGCGCGCTCGAGCAGGCGCGCAATTACGCGCTGGAGCGCCGCCAGTTCGGGCAGCCCATCTCCGACTTTCAGGGGATCCAGTTCATGCTGGCCGACATGGCCACGGAGATCGAGGCCGCCAGGCACCTCGTGTACCACGCCGCGTGGCTGAAGGAGCAGGGGAAGCCGTTCGGGAAGCAGGCCGCCATGGCCAAGCTGTTCGCCAGCGAGACGGCCATGCGCGTCACGACCAGGGCCGTGCAGATCCACGGCGGCTACGGCTACACCCGCGAATACCCGGTGGAGCGCATGATGCGCGACGCCAAGATCTGCGAGATCGGCGAGGGGACCAGCGAGATCCAGCGGCTGGTGATCGCGCGCAGCCTCCTCCACGACCTCACGCACTGA
- a CDS encoding Rne/Rng family ribonuclease translates to MKREILMNTTARETRVAILEDDVLVELMVDRPDAARMVGDIYKGRVEAVLPGIQAAFVDVGTEKAAFLHVSDVALDDDDEDEEPGSSSAGDEDEAGNGDGGGGRRGQRYPPIQDIVKKGQELLVQVSKEPIGTKGPRVTAHISLPGRFLVYMPGSDHVGVSRKIEDREERARLRALAREALPPKAGGVIVRTVGEELTRETFERELRSLMQLWKQIQKKASRARAPAAVHREAKLVAGIIRDLFSQKVDSLIVDSQPVYDDVRAYLEQVDPSLIERVKLYTDPKPLFDAYDIESEIRDAFQRRVNLPSGGYIIVEPTEALVSIDVNTGRYTGKKDPEKTILKTNVDAAREIARQVRLRDVGGIIVCDFIDMETKQNREKVLQELRQHLSRDRARTKAFQVSELGLIEMTRQRVRPSLYHTQTETCPTCAGTGRIFTPETVVRRIERAIRRAWAEGKEKNLVVRVHPEVALYVLEQEPGWIKGMEKSLGMKIALRDDPLAAQDAFRLISGVSHQDVSSRFNLG, encoded by the coding sequence TTGAAGCGCGAGATCCTGATGAACACCACCGCCCGCGAGACGCGCGTCGCCATCCTCGAGGACGACGTGCTGGTCGAGCTGATGGTCGACCGCCCCGACGCGGCGCGGATGGTGGGCGACATCTACAAGGGGCGGGTCGAAGCCGTCCTCCCCGGCATCCAGGCCGCCTTCGTCGACGTGGGCACCGAGAAGGCGGCCTTCCTGCACGTCAGCGACGTGGCCCTGGACGACGACGACGAGGACGAGGAGCCCGGCTCGTCGTCCGCCGGCGACGAGGACGAGGCGGGGAACGGGGACGGTGGAGGCGGACGGCGCGGGCAGCGCTATCCCCCCATCCAGGACATCGTCAAGAAGGGTCAGGAGCTGCTGGTGCAGGTGTCGAAGGAGCCCATCGGCACCAAGGGCCCCCGCGTCACCGCGCACATCTCCCTCCCGGGGCGCTTCCTGGTCTACATGCCGGGGAGCGACCACGTGGGCGTCTCGCGCAAGATCGAGGACCGCGAGGAGCGCGCGCGGCTGCGCGCCCTGGCCCGAGAGGCGCTGCCGCCCAAGGCCGGCGGGGTGATCGTCCGCACCGTGGGCGAGGAGCTCACGCGCGAGACCTTCGAGCGCGAGCTGCGCAGCCTGATGCAGCTCTGGAAGCAGATCCAGAAGAAGGCCTCGCGCGCCCGCGCCCCGGCGGCGGTGCACCGCGAGGCCAAGCTGGTGGCCGGCATCATCCGCGACCTGTTCAGCCAGAAGGTCGACTCGCTGATCGTCGACTCGCAGCCGGTCTACGACGACGTGCGCGCCTACCTCGAGCAGGTCGACCCCTCGCTGATCGAGCGGGTGAAGCTGTACACCGACCCCAAGCCGCTCTTCGACGCCTACGACATCGAGAGCGAGATCCGCGACGCCTTCCAGCGCCGGGTGAACCTCCCCTCGGGCGGCTACATCATCGTGGAGCCCACCGAGGCGCTGGTCTCCATCGACGTCAACACGGGGCGGTACACGGGCAAGAAGGACCCCGAGAAGACGATCCTGAAGACCAACGTCGACGCGGCGCGCGAGATCGCGCGGCAGGTGCGGCTGCGCGACGTGGGCGGGATCATCGTGTGCGACTTCATCGACATGGAGACCAAGCAGAACCGCGAGAAGGTCCTGCAGGAGCTCCGCCAGCACCTGTCGCGCGACCGGGCGCGCACCAAGGCGTTCCAGGTCAGCGAGCTGGGGCTGATCGAGATGACGCGCCAGCGGGTGCGCCCCTCGCTCTACCACACGCAGACCGAGACGTGTCCCACCTGCGCGGGGACGGGGCGCATCTTCACGCCCGAGACGGTGGTGCGGCGGATCGAGCGCGCCATCCGCCGCGCCTGGGCCGAGGGGAAGGAGAAGAACCTGGTCGTGCGCGTGCACCCCGAGGTGGCGCTCTACGTCCTGGAGCAGGAGCCGGGGTGGATCAAGGGGATGGAGAAGAGCCTGGGGATGAAGATCGCCCTGCGCGACGACCCGCTGGCCGCGCAGGACGCCTTCAGGCTCATCTCCGGCGTCAGCCACCAGGACGTCTCCTCGCGCTTCAACCTCGGCTGA
- a CDS encoding NHL repeat-containing protein, translating into MNRRICPALLLAMCTWATLLPASAQVTRNVVPMNGQGPRLLLREVLRIGSADGAHDSFGRVADVAFDRRGRVYVADDLNHRVAVFGPDGRFVATVGREGTGPGEFTNPWRVRVDASDSLFVWDMGAARVSVFGPDLRYRRSFGTPPSWIVNAMEFLPDGTLLVAAYGSGEERPLQRLRRDGTRLGSLGPELRPERLGGFESSLLGGPAVLDGQTLVYSNKSPYQVDFYDPAGRLKTRCVGRPEWTTPPASVVSERGLERRLEWGRFVHAASVLAVGRGLYLNVIHDPRTKRETLDLLDTACRLIRRTPLREPVMVVSRSGNRIAAIRTLDYDEVVIYELSISPR; encoded by the coding sequence ATGAATCGCCGCATCTGCCCGGCCCTTCTGCTGGCGATGTGCACGTGGGCGACACTCCTGCCCGCGTCCGCACAGGTGACGCGAAACGTGGTGCCGATGAACGGGCAGGGGCCGCGCCTCCTCCTGCGCGAGGTGCTGCGGATCGGCAGCGCCGATGGCGCGCACGACAGCTTCGGCCGCGTGGCCGACGTGGCGTTCGACCGGCGCGGCCGCGTGTACGTCGCGGACGATCTCAATCACCGCGTCGCCGTCTTCGGCCCCGACGGCCGCTTCGTCGCCACCGTGGGGCGCGAGGGCACGGGCCCGGGCGAGTTCACCAACCCCTGGCGGGTGCGCGTCGACGCCAGCGACTCGCTGTTCGTGTGGGACATGGGGGCGGCGCGGGTGTCGGTCTTCGGCCCCGACCTGCGCTACCGGCGCAGCTTCGGCACGCCGCCCTCGTGGATCGTGAACGCGATGGAGTTCCTTCCCGACGGCACCCTGCTGGTGGCCGCCTACGGCTCGGGCGAGGAGCGCCCGCTGCAGCGCCTCCGCCGCGACGGGACGCGGCTCGGCTCGCTGGGCCCGGAACTGCGGCCGGAGCGGCTGGGCGGGTTCGAGTCCAGCCTCCTGGGCGGCCCCGCCGTGCTCGACGGGCAGACGCTGGTCTACAGCAACAAGAGCCCGTACCAGGTCGATTTCTACGACCCCGCGGGGCGGCTGAAGACGCGCTGCGTGGGCCGCCCGGAATGGACCACCCCGCCCGCCAGCGTAGTCAGCGAGCGCGGGCTCGAGCGGCGGCTGGAATGGGGCCGCTTCGTCCACGCGGCCAGTGTGCTGGCGGTGGGCCGCGGGCTGTACCTGAACGTCATCCACGACCCCCGCACCAAGCGCGAGACGCTGGACCTGCTCGACACCGCGTGCCGGCTGATCCGCCGCACCCCGCTGCGCGAGCCGGTGATGGTCGTCAGCCGCAGCGGGAACCGGATCGCCGCCATCCGCACGCTCGACTACGACGAGGTGGTGATCTACGAGCTGTCCATCTCCCCGCGTTAG
- the rplU gene encoding 50S ribosomal protein L21, with product MYAIVRIGGHQYRAEPGKTLRIQSLDTEPGQTIQFDQVLLGADGDTIKVGTPVVDGASITAEVVRHGRGEKITIFKHKRRKNYRRKQGHRQGFTEVCVNDISLG from the coding sequence ATGTACGCCATCGTCCGCATCGGCGGTCACCAGTATCGCGCCGAGCCGGGGAAGACCCTGCGAATCCAGTCGCTCGACACCGAGCCGGGCCAGACCATCCAGTTCGACCAGGTGCTGCTCGGCGCCGACGGCGACACCATCAAGGTGGGCACGCCGGTGGTGGACGGGGCGAGCATCACGGCCGAGGTGGTCCGCCACGGCAGGGGCGAGAAGATCACCATCTTCAAGCACAAGCGCCGCAAGAACTACCGCCGCAAGCAGGGCCACCGGCAGGGGTTCACCGAGGTGTGCGTGAACGACATCAGCCTCGGCTGA
- the rpmA gene encoding 50S ribosomal protein L27, translating to MAHKKGGGSTRNGRDSNAQRLGVKKYGGERVLAGNILVRQRGTKFHAGENVRRANDDTLFALVDGIVQFGRKDKTRKKVSVIPLEALAAGEAPAPEANAD from the coding sequence ATGGCTCACAAGAAAGGTGGCGGGTCTACCCGCAACGGCCGCGATTCGAACGCCCAGCGCCTGGGCGTGAAGAAGTACGGCGGCGAGCGCGTGCTGGCCGGGAACATCCTGGTCCGGCAGCGCGGCACCAAGTTCCACGCGGGCGAGAACGTCCGCCGCGCCAACGACGACACCCTGTTCGCCCTGGTCGACGGGATCGTGCAGTTCGGCCGCAAGGACAAGACGCGCAAGAAGGTCTCCGTGATCCCGCTCGAGGCGCTGGCCGCGGGCGAGGCGCCGGCCCCCGAGGCCAACGCGGACTGA
- a CDS encoding NfeD family protein: MQAWLLWALAAVVLLIAEALTGTLFLIALAAAAVAPAVAAALGAGLVAQLAVFGAAALLSLLKARPLFGALLHPASQQVATNVAALPGAVGLVLEPVRDAHRAGRVTVGGDDWRAVTADGSALDAGEQVVVLDVQGVTLTVARYPQQEI, from the coding sequence ATGCAAGCATGGCTGTTGTGGGCGCTCGCGGCCGTCGTCCTGCTGATCGCCGAGGCGCTCACCGGGACGCTGTTCCTGATCGCCCTGGCCGCGGCCGCGGTGGCGCCCGCCGTGGCCGCCGCGCTGGGGGCGGGCCTGGTGGCGCAGCTGGCGGTGTTCGGCGCGGCCGCCCTCCTCTCGCTGCTCAAGGCGCGGCCGCTGTTCGGGGCGCTCCTCCACCCCGCGTCGCAACAGGTGGCGACGAACGTCGCCGCGCTCCCCGGCGCGGTGGGACTGGTGCTGGAGCCGGTGCGCGATGCCCACCGCGCGGGGCGCGTGACGGTGGGCGGCGACGACTGGCGCGCGGTGACGGCGGACGGGAGCGCGCTGGACGCGGGAGAGCAGGTGGTGGTGCTCGACGTACAGGGGGTGACGCTGACGGTCGCCCGGTATCCTCAGCAGGAGATCTGA
- a CDS encoding stomatin-like protein produces the protein MSVFLLVVALVVFAVVMVAMGFTVVQQAETMVIERLGRYHRTLDSGINVIIPLIDQPRRIHWRFTTEINGQIIHRKSTSSKIDLREQLYDFPRQNVITRDNVATEINAMIYFQITDPRRAVYEIADLPGAIEKLTQTSLRNVVGEMDLDELLSSRDKVNTALRQILDTASDKWGVKVNRVEIQDINPPPEIRHAMEKQMRAERDKRAAVLTAEAAKQSAILEAEGMREAQIARATGEQKARIMAAEAEAQARVRVAQAEAEAIRLISDSLGGPAANPAAYLIGVRYVDALKSMGDGSAEKIVYLPYEAAGLMASVGGLRELIAGPGAGAPDPRAAAPRAAPPHLRVPIAAVPEPKPGS, from the coding sequence ATGTCCGTTTTCCTTCTCGTCGTGGCGCTGGTGGTGTTCGCGGTGGTGATGGTGGCCATGGGCTTCACCGTGGTGCAGCAGGCGGAGACGATGGTGATCGAGCGGCTGGGCCGCTATCATCGCACGCTCGACTCGGGGATCAACGTGATCATCCCCCTCATCGACCAGCCCCGCCGCATCCACTGGCGCTTCACCACCGAGATCAACGGGCAGATCATCCACCGGAAGAGCACGTCGAGCAAGATCGACCTGCGCGAGCAGCTGTACGACTTCCCGCGGCAGAACGTGATCACGCGCGACAACGTGGCCACGGAGATCAACGCGATGATCTACTTCCAGATCACCGACCCGCGGCGCGCCGTGTACGAGATCGCCGACCTCCCCGGCGCCATCGAGAAGCTGACCCAGACCAGCCTGCGCAACGTGGTGGGCGAGATGGACCTGGACGAGCTGCTCTCCTCGCGCGACAAGGTCAACACCGCGCTGCGCCAGATCCTCGACACCGCCAGCGACAAGTGGGGCGTCAAGGTCAACCGGGTGGAGATCCAGGACATCAACCCCCCGCCCGAGATCCGCCACGCCATGGAGAAGCAGATGCGCGCCGAGCGCGACAAGCGCGCGGCGGTGCTGACGGCCGAGGCGGCCAAGCAGAGCGCCATCCTCGAGGCCGAGGGGATGCGCGAGGCGCAGATCGCGCGCGCCACCGGCGAGCAGAAGGCACGCATCATGGCGGCCGAGGCCGAGGCGCAGGCGCGGGTGCGGGTGGCGCAGGCCGAGGCCGAGGCCATCCGGCTGATCTCCGACTCGCTGGGCGGCCCCGCCGCCAACCCGGCCGCCTACCTCATCGGCGTGCGCTACGTCGACGCGCTGAAGTCGATGGGCGACGGTTCGGCGGAGAAGATCGTCTACCTCCCCTACGAGGCCGCGGGGCTGATGGCGTCGGTGGGCGGGCTGCGCGAGCTGATCGCCGGCCCGGGCGCGGGCGCCCCGGACCCGAGGGCCGCCGCGCCCCGCGCCGCGCCGCCGCACCTGCGCGTTCCCATCGCCGCCGTGCCCGAGCCGAAGCCCGGGTCGTAG
- a CDS encoding aminotransferase class I/II-fold pyridoxal phosphate-dependent enzyme — MTDISPAADWPPRSAADFPRLSGLPAYVFAQVNAEKAERIAAGEDVIDLGMGNPDLGTPGHIVDELVANAADARNHRYSASRGIHGLREAMAEHYARRYGVTVDPETQVVVTIGAKEGIAHLMLALLDSGDTVIVPSPAYPIHYYSVVFAGGHVHSIPLVGDEDGYVVGDALLSAVEAACASTWPRPKALVLSFPNNPTTLSATPELLERAVELCRRERLLLVHDFAYADFSFGDEEPPSLLQVPGAMDVGVEFFSMSKSYCMAGWRVGFCVGNTAMVQALTKIKSYLDYGIFQPIQIAAAHALRAGQECVGETREVYRRRAEALVGELHRAGWPVPPPRATMFVWAPIPGEYLHMGSMEFARHLLREAGVVVSPGVGFGREGEGHVRFALIEPEDRLREAGERIARALRRKAA, encoded by the coding sequence ATGACCGACATCTCTCCGGCCGCCGACTGGCCGCCGCGCTCCGCCGCCGACTTCCCCCGGCTGTCCGGGCTTCCCGCCTACGTGTTCGCGCAGGTGAACGCCGAGAAGGCCGAGCGCATCGCCGCCGGCGAGGACGTGATCGACCTTGGGATGGGGAACCCTGACCTGGGCACCCCCGGCCACATCGTTGACGAGCTGGTGGCCAACGCGGCCGATGCCAGGAACCACCGCTACAGCGCCAGCCGGGGGATCCACGGCCTGCGCGAGGCGATGGCCGAGCACTATGCCCGCCGCTACGGCGTGACGGTGGATCCCGAGACGCAGGTGGTGGTCACCATCGGCGCCAAGGAGGGGATCGCGCACCTGATGCTGGCGCTGCTCGACAGCGGCGACACGGTGATCGTTCCCTCGCCCGCGTACCCCATCCACTACTACTCGGTGGTGTTCGCCGGCGGGCACGTGCACTCCATCCCCCTGGTGGGCGACGAGGACGGCTACGTGGTGGGCGATGCGCTCCTCTCCGCCGTCGAGGCCGCGTGCGCGTCGACCTGGCCGCGGCCCAAGGCGCTCGTCCTCTCCTTCCCCAACAACCCCACCACGCTCAGCGCCACGCCCGAGTTGCTGGAGCGCGCGGTGGAGCTCTGCCGGCGCGAGCGGCTGCTGCTGGTGCATGACTTCGCCTACGCCGACTTCTCGTTCGGCGACGAAGAGCCGCCCAGCCTGCTGCAGGTGCCGGGCGCGATGGACGTGGGCGTCGAGTTCTTCTCGATGTCGAAGAGCTACTGCATGGCGGGATGGCGGGTGGGGTTCTGCGTGGGGAACACCGCGATGGTGCAGGCGCTCACCAAGATCAAGAGCTACCTGGACTACGGGATCTTCCAGCCGATCCAGATCGCCGCGGCGCACGCGCTGCGCGCCGGGCAGGAGTGCGTGGGCGAGACGCGCGAGGTGTACCGCCGCCGCGCCGAGGCGCTCGTCGGCGAGCTGCACCGCGCGGGGTGGCCCGTGCCCCCGCCGCGCGCCACCATGTTCGTGTGGGCGCCCATCCCTGGCGAGTACCTGCACATGGGAAGCATGGAGTTCGCGCGCCACCTCCTGCGCGAGGCCGGCGTGGTGGTTTCCCCCGGCGTGGGCTTCGGGCGCGAGGGCGAGGGGCACGTGCGCTTCGCGCTGATCGAGCCCGAGGACCGGCTGCGCGAGGCGGGCGAGCGGATCGCCAGGGCGCTGCGGCGGAAGGCGGCGTAG
- a CDS encoding cohesin domain-containing protein, translating to MANTRSRFRWLATAAAIASLAACTDANPNGDGLPTDAGAGLYPHMTVSTSKGTANVDLGLRQVPGGLTLASYQGEVVFDPQALSLQSADLPEGVIGDANEVSPGHIRFAGMALDGTEGAQLLRMRFTAKGAVTRETFRVTFEEVTDATEYADVTAQVKNGTLLYQQR from the coding sequence ATGGCAAACACGCGTAGTCGGTTCCGCTGGCTGGCAACCGCCGCCGCCATCGCGTCGCTCGCCGCATGCACCGACGCCAATCCCAACGGCGACGGGCTGCCCACCGACGCGGGCGCGGGGCTGTACCCGCACATGACGGTGTCCACCAGCAAGGGCACGGCCAACGTGGACCTGGGCCTGCGCCAGGTGCCCGGCGGGCTGACCCTGGCCAGCTACCAGGGCGAGGTGGTGTTCGACCCGCAGGCGCTGTCGCTGCAGAGCGCCGACCTTCCCGAAGGGGTGATCGGCGACGCCAACGAAGTGTCGCCCGGGCACATCCGCTTCGCCGGCATGGCGCTCGACGGGACCGAGGGCGCGCAGCTGCTGCGGATGCGCTTCACCGCCAAGGGCGCGGTCACCCGCGAGACGTTCCGGGTGACCTTCGAGGAGGTGACCGACGCCACCGAGTACGCCGACGTCACGGCGCAGGTGAAGAACGGCACCCTCCTCTACCAGCAGCGCTGA